In one window of Arthrobacter pascens DNA:
- a CDS encoding DUF4233 domain-containing protein, with the protein MAKLTKAQREWRPGMPKKRRSTKVMFASTVLLLEAFVVFFATLAVFGLRRGEFPPALILGIGIGLSVVMIFACAVLSKPWGVGLGWILQIVLILTGIIEPMMFLVGGLFGLAWWYGIRTGIRIDSEAAQREREQAEWNAAHPDAQAP; encoded by the coding sequence ATGGCCAAGCTGACCAAGGCGCAGCGCGAGTGGCGTCCCGGGATGCCAAAGAAGCGACGTTCGACCAAGGTGATGTTCGCCTCCACCGTGCTCCTGCTTGAAGCTTTCGTCGTCTTCTTCGCCACGCTGGCTGTTTTCGGACTCAGGCGCGGTGAATTCCCGCCTGCCCTGATCCTCGGAATCGGTATCGGCCTGAGCGTCGTCATGATCTTCGCCTGCGCCGTGCTGTCAAAGCCCTGGGGCGTGGGTCTGGGATGGATCCTGCAGATTGTCCTCATCCTCACCGGCATTATTGAGCCCATGATGTTCCTGGTCGGCGGGTTGTTCGGACTGGCCTGGTGGTACGGAATCCGCACGGGCATCAGGATCGACTCCGAAGCCGCGCAGCGGGAACGTGAGCAGGCGGAATGGAACGCTGCGCACCCGGATGCGCAGGCCCCGTAG
- the ndk gene encoding nucleoside-diphosphate kinase: MSIERTLVLIKPDGVARNLSGAILSRIEAKGYTLAELKKVDASRELLEQHYEEHAGKPFYEPLVEFMLSGPVVAAIFEGHRVIEGFRALAGTTDPTTAAPGTIRGDFGRDWGQKVQQNLVHGSDSVDSAEREIKIWF; this comes from the coding sequence GTGAGCATTGAGCGCACCCTAGTTTTGATCAAGCCCGACGGCGTGGCCCGCAACCTGAGCGGTGCAATCCTGAGCCGCATCGAGGCGAAGGGTTACACCCTGGCGGAGCTGAAGAAAGTGGATGCGAGCCGCGAGCTCCTGGAGCAGCACTACGAAGAGCACGCAGGCAAGCCTTTCTACGAGCCGCTCGTGGAGTTCATGCTGAGCGGCCCAGTTGTTGCCGCAATCTTCGAGGGCCACCGCGTCATCGAGGGCTTCCGCGCCCTCGCCGGGACCACGGATCCCACCACCGCGGCGCCGGGCACCATCCGTGGCGACTTCGGCCGCGACTGGGGCCAGAAGGTGCAGCAGAACCTGGTGCATGGATCGGACTCTGTGGACTCCGCAGAGCGCGAAATCAAGATCTGGTTCTAG
- a CDS encoding vitamin K epoxide reductase family protein, translating to MPSISPVSGTGSPAPASTAGPAPATARAVPPMARDRRMGWLLVITGVIGWLASGTLVLEKLEVLKDPNHVTVCDVNPWISCGDVMKTWQSSLFGFPNMFIGIVAFAVIITVGMALLSGATFARWYWLGLQAGVTLGFVFVVWLWSQALYSIHILCPFCMIVWAVMIPLFVWVTVRNITQGAIPVPAGAARVLGDSGWIITALLYVAVIATIFFAFIQVFAGTSGF from the coding sequence ATGCCCAGTATTTCCCCCGTCAGCGGCACCGGCAGCCCGGCCCCGGCGTCCACAGCAGGACCGGCGCCGGCGACTGCCCGAGCCGTTCCGCCGATGGCGCGGGACCGACGCATGGGCTGGCTGCTGGTCATCACGGGAGTAATCGGCTGGCTGGCCTCCGGAACGCTGGTCCTGGAAAAGCTCGAGGTCCTCAAGGACCCGAACCACGTGACAGTCTGCGACGTGAACCCTTGGATCTCGTGCGGGGACGTTATGAAGACGTGGCAGAGCTCCTTGTTCGGGTTCCCCAACATGTTCATCGGCATTGTTGCTTTTGCCGTGATCATCACGGTAGGCATGGCGCTGCTGTCCGGCGCCACGTTTGCCCGCTGGTACTGGCTTGGGCTTCAGGCCGGCGTAACTCTGGGCTTCGTCTTTGTGGTGTGGCTGTGGTCCCAGGCACTGTACTCGATCCATATCCTGTGCCCGTTCTGCATGATTGTGTGGGCGGTCATGATCCCGCTGTTCGTCTGGGTGACGGTCAGGAACATCACGCAGGGGGCCATCCCGGTACCGGCAGGCGCGGCGCGCGTCCTGGGTGATTCGGGCTGGATCATCACCGCGTTGCTGTATGTCGCGGTCATCGCCACCATCTTCTTCGCCTTCATCCAGGTATTCGCGGGCACCTCCGGGTTCTAG
- a CDS encoding Rne/Rng family ribonuclease, which translates to MENELVPAVNDHAAAAETPKRAVRTRRKAVPKAADAGTAEAVAEALPAVDVTDGAGAAEAPATEDATQEVKAPVRRTRSRKKADTAEPLPAFAADAEAVLPEVPVVPESEAQPAAAAAADETTVPEAATKPVRRRRVATRKASAPEVAATPEPDGPAETAPDTETAQDTESPRAAARAEAEAVPEETPSVQPGGAPEAAPVPEADAEAAAAEEAAPAGPASPFGSLFLEPGQATSVLFQAPDLSTVVRPAPAPAVTDEQDEDDAEEGDGDDNGRRRRRSRGRRGRTRTAGRDLEGDADGDAEGSQERDDADEESSGQPEEGVTSRRRRRRRRGDQDLELTGGGDDDPPNTVTRVRAPRAVSEPAVNNRVTSVKGSTRLEAKKQRRRESRDTGRRRTVITEAEFLARRESVDRQMIVRQRDDRIQIAVLEDGVLAEHFVSKTQQDSLIGNVYLGKVQNVLPSMEAAFVDIGRGRNAVLYAGEVNWEAVNLEGKQRRIENALKSGDTVLVQVTKDPVGHKGARLTSQISLPGRYLVYVPGGSMTGISRKLPDVERNRLKRILKDRLPEHAGVIVRTAAEGASEEELTHDINRLRAQWEGIESQSTSTKILAPELLYGEPDLTIKVVRDVFNEDFSKLIVSGEEAWDTIEAYVTYVAPDLVGRLEKWTKDQDIFAAWRIDEQIHKALDRKVFLPSGGSLVIDRTEAMTVVDVNTGKFTGSGGNLEETVTKNNLEAAEEVVRQLRLRDIGGIIVIDFIDMVLESNRDLVLRRMVECLGRDRTKHQVAEVTSLGLVQMTRKRMGTGLLEVFGEQCEVCAGRGIVTHDDPVEHRRANIVAAEHHVQRSDSQRFDSRPDNRQDNQRADSQRIESQPGGRTDRKRRRGRGGQPLDVAQAAPVQIHTVHPDPSDAERHAKAEATRVALANIAAAAHAAHLHDDEVAHASAGTQAPVSQERVTQERAPQERAPQERAPQAPAPQASPSPATGRHDADASGRPATVLTFGGEQVVLPFVEHAGDQPQQPALTLDRLAEAFAHLGEPAPAPAPSQAEPSEAERPQAERPAPQQPAVEEKDYSDHTAGQSATRRPRRNRSASRAQGAANATSVEHHEATHAASTGHSHAAKAPEPEATKRAAADAPIILGVGVPASEL; encoded by the coding sequence ATGGAAAATGAGCTAGTACCAGCCGTTAATGACCATGCAGCAGCTGCTGAAACGCCGAAGAGAGCCGTAAGGACCCGGCGGAAGGCAGTTCCTAAGGCAGCCGACGCCGGGACGGCCGAGGCAGTCGCCGAGGCGCTGCCGGCCGTGGACGTTACGGACGGAGCCGGTGCCGCAGAAGCCCCGGCCACGGAAGATGCCACCCAGGAAGTCAAAGCGCCGGTCCGCCGCACGCGCTCGCGAAAGAAGGCTGACACCGCAGAGCCTTTGCCCGCCTTCGCAGCGGACGCCGAAGCTGTACTCCCCGAGGTTCCTGTTGTTCCGGAGAGCGAAGCCCAGCCTGCTGCCGCCGCAGCCGCAGACGAGACCACCGTTCCTGAGGCCGCGACCAAGCCCGTCCGACGCCGTCGGGTGGCGACCCGCAAGGCATCCGCCCCCGAGGTTGCTGCCACACCTGAGCCTGACGGCCCGGCTGAAACCGCTCCGGACACAGAAACAGCTCAGGACACTGAAAGCCCTCGCGCCGCCGCGAGGGCTGAGGCTGAGGCTGTGCCTGAGGAAACGCCGTCAGTCCAGCCGGGGGGAGCGCCGGAAGCCGCCCCGGTTCCCGAGGCCGACGCCGAAGCAGCTGCCGCTGAGGAAGCAGCGCCGGCCGGGCCGGCCAGCCCCTTCGGCTCGCTGTTCCTGGAGCCGGGTCAGGCGACGTCGGTGCTGTTCCAGGCCCCTGACCTGAGCACAGTCGTCCGCCCGGCGCCCGCTCCGGCCGTCACGGACGAGCAGGACGAGGACGATGCCGAGGAGGGCGACGGCGATGACAACGGCCGCCGCAGGCGCCGCAGCCGTGGCCGCCGAGGCCGTACGCGCACCGCCGGCCGCGACCTGGAGGGAGACGCCGACGGGGACGCCGAAGGCAGCCAGGAGAGGGACGACGCCGACGAGGAGTCATCCGGTCAGCCTGAAGAGGGCGTCACGTCCCGCCGTCGTCGCCGCCGCCGTCGTGGTGACCAGGATCTTGAACTTACCGGTGGAGGGGATGACGATCCGCCCAACACTGTCACCCGTGTCCGCGCACCGCGTGCCGTCAGCGAACCCGCCGTCAACAACCGCGTGACCAGCGTCAAGGGCTCGACCAGGCTAGAGGCCAAGAAGCAGCGCCGCCGCGAATCCCGCGATACCGGCCGCCGCCGCACCGTCATCACCGAGGCCGAGTTCCTGGCCCGGCGTGAGTCCGTTGACCGGCAGATGATCGTCCGCCAGCGCGACGACAGAATCCAGATCGCGGTCCTCGAAGACGGCGTCCTGGCTGAGCACTTCGTCTCCAAGACGCAGCAGGACTCCCTCATCGGCAACGTCTACCTGGGCAAGGTCCAGAACGTCCTGCCCTCCATGGAAGCGGCCTTTGTTGACATCGGACGTGGCCGTAACGCTGTCCTGTACGCAGGGGAAGTCAACTGGGAAGCCGTCAACCTCGAAGGCAAGCAGCGCCGCATTGAGAACGCGCTCAAGTCAGGCGATACCGTGCTGGTCCAGGTCACCAAGGATCCGGTGGGCCACAAGGGTGCACGGCTGACCAGCCAGATCTCCCTTCCGGGGCGCTACCTCGTGTACGTGCCGGGCGGATCCATGACGGGAATCTCCCGCAAGCTGCCCGACGTCGAACGCAACCGCCTCAAGCGCATCCTCAAGGACCGCCTGCCGGAGCACGCCGGCGTCATCGTCCGCACCGCCGCCGAAGGCGCATCGGAAGAGGAGCTCACGCACGACATCAACCGGCTGCGGGCGCAGTGGGAGGGCATTGAAAGCCAGTCCACGTCCACCAAGATCCTGGCCCCGGAACTGCTTTACGGCGAACCGGACCTCACCATCAAGGTGGTCCGCGACGTCTTCAACGAGGACTTCTCCAAGCTGATCGTCTCCGGCGAGGAGGCATGGGACACCATCGAGGCCTACGTAACGTACGTGGCGCCGGACCTGGTGGGCCGGCTGGAAAAGTGGACCAAGGATCAGGACATCTTTGCGGCCTGGCGGATCGATGAGCAGATTCACAAGGCACTGGACCGCAAGGTGTTCCTGCCCTCGGGCGGCTCCCTGGTGATCGACCGTACCGAAGCCATGACAGTGGTGGACGTCAACACCGGCAAGTTCACGGGCAGCGGCGGAAACCTTGAGGAGACCGTCACCAAGAACAACCTGGAAGCGGCGGAGGAAGTTGTCCGCCAGCTCAGGCTCCGGGACATCGGCGGCATCATCGTCATCGACTTCATCGACATGGTGCTGGAGTCCAACCGCGACCTGGTGCTGCGCCGGATGGTGGAGTGCCTGGGACGCGACCGCACCAAGCACCAGGTGGCCGAGGTCACCTCGCTTGGACTTGTCCAGATGACGCGCAAGCGTATGGGCACCGGGCTGCTGGAGGTTTTCGGCGAGCAGTGCGAGGTCTGTGCCGGCCGCGGTATCGTCACCCACGATGACCCCGTGGAGCACCGCCGGGCAAATATCGTGGCCGCGGAGCACCACGTCCAGCGCTCGGACAGCCAGCGCTTCGACAGCCGTCCGGATAACCGCCAGGACAACCAGCGGGCCGACAGCCAGCGGATCGAGAGCCAGCCCGGAGGCCGCACCGACCGCAAGCGCCGCCGCGGCAGGGGAGGACAGCCGCTGGATGTCGCCCAGGCCGCGCCGGTGCAGATCCACACGGTCCACCCGGACCCCAGCGACGCCGAGCGCCACGCCAAGGCTGAGGCCACCAGGGTTGCCCTTGCCAACATTGCGGCAGCAGCACACGCCGCCCACCTTCATGACGATGAGGTCGCGCACGCTTCCGCGGGCACGCAGGCACCTGTAAGCCAGGAACGTGTAACTCAGGAACGTGCACCGCAGGAGCGTGCACCGCAGGAACGTGCGCCGCAGGCACCTGCGCCGCAGGCATCACCTTCGCCGGCAACGGGACGGCACGATGCTGACGCATCCGGCCGCCCCGCCACCGTGCTGACCTTCGGCGGAGAACAGGTTGTGCTGCCGTTCGTGGAGCACGCGGGGGACCAGCCGCAGCAACCAGCGCTGACTCTGGACCGCCTGGCCGAGGCGTTTGCCCACCTGGGCGAGCCGGCCCCGGCGCCTGCACCTTCCCAGGCCGAGCCTTCCGAGGCCGAGCGTCCCCAGGCGGAACGTCCTGCCCCTCAGCAACCTGCCGTCGAGGAAAAGGACTACTCCGATCACACGGCAGGGCAGTCCGCGACCCGTCGTCCCCGGCGGAACCGGAGCGCCAGCCGTGCGCAGGGGGCAGCCAACGCCACATCAGTGGAACACCACGAGGCGACCCATGCGGCGTCCACCGGGCATTCACATGCGGCCAAAGCCCCCGAGCCGGAGGCGACGAAGCGGGCTGCAGCGGACGCCCCCATCATCCTCGGAGTAGGGGTTCCGGCCTCCGAGCTCTGA
- the thiD gene encoding bifunctional hydroxymethylpyrimidine kinase/phosphomethylpyrimidine kinase, which yields MLSIAGSDPSGGAGIQADLKSIAAHGGYGMAAITALTVQNTQGVWAVHVPPAAFLAQQLDALSDDISIDAVKIGMLGDAEVIAAVRSWLEKVRPAVVVLDPVMVATSGDRLLQESAEAALRGLLPLADLITPNLAELAMLMDEQEADSWPAALEQGRRLASVTGATILVKGGHLDGGSCPDALVNTGGLLSEEVVVLQGERVPTRNSHGTGCSLSSAMATAQARLGDWEASLRQVKPWLTAALQNSALLGVGRGNGPIHHFHHLQPPASALGFADILWAEAQPDLEAIYSLQFIRDLTDGSLAENQFAYYLAQDAIYLNGYSRVLARASALAPTEAGQLFWARSAQQCLEVESELHRTWLSTRTVEPGLGPVTKSYVDHLTAASASGSYAVLVAAVLPCFWLYAEVGKTLHAEFLASGAPADHPYSAWLRTYADEDFAAATRQAIALADDAARRGSEDERAAMIVAFRQSCRFEVEFFDAPRHHA from the coding sequence GTGCTGTCCATCGCCGGATCGGACCCGTCCGGCGGTGCCGGCATCCAGGCTGACCTGAAAAGCATCGCGGCGCACGGCGGCTACGGAATGGCCGCCATCACGGCCCTCACCGTCCAAAACACCCAAGGTGTCTGGGCGGTCCACGTCCCGCCGGCAGCTTTCCTGGCCCAGCAGCTGGACGCCCTCAGCGACGACATCAGCATCGATGCCGTAAAGATCGGCATGCTGGGCGACGCCGAGGTGATTGCTGCCGTCCGCAGCTGGCTGGAAAAAGTCCGGCCCGCCGTCGTCGTCCTTGACCCGGTGATGGTGGCAACCAGCGGGGATAGGCTCCTGCAGGAATCGGCCGAGGCGGCCCTGCGCGGACTTCTGCCGCTGGCGGACCTGATCACGCCCAACCTGGCCGAACTCGCCATGCTCATGGATGAACAGGAGGCGGACAGCTGGCCGGCTGCCCTGGAGCAGGGCCGCCGGCTGGCATCCGTCACCGGTGCCACCATTCTGGTGAAGGGCGGCCATCTCGACGGCGGCTCCTGCCCGGATGCGCTGGTCAATACCGGGGGACTGCTCTCCGAGGAAGTGGTGGTCCTGCAGGGGGAACGTGTTCCCACCCGCAACAGCCACGGCACCGGCTGCTCGCTCTCCTCGGCGATGGCAACGGCACAGGCCCGGCTGGGCGACTGGGAGGCGTCCCTGCGACAGGTGAAGCCATGGCTGACCGCTGCCCTGCAGAACTCTGCCTTGCTGGGAGTAGGCAGGGGCAACGGTCCCATCCACCATTTCCACCACCTCCAGCCCCCGGCGTCCGCCTTAGGCTTTGCCGACATCCTCTGGGCTGAGGCGCAGCCGGACCTGGAGGCCATCTACAGCCTGCAGTTCATCCGGGACCTGACAGACGGCAGCCTGGCTGAAAACCAGTTCGCCTACTACCTCGCCCAGGACGCCATCTACCTCAACGGCTACTCCCGGGTGTTGGCACGTGCCAGCGCGCTGGCCCCCACCGAAGCAGGGCAGCTGTTCTGGGCGCGGTCCGCACAGCAGTGCCTGGAGGTCGAATCCGAGCTGCACCGCACCTGGCTCAGCACGCGCACCGTGGAGCCTGGGCTCGGTCCCGTCACCAAGTCCTATGTTGACCACCTGACGGCCGCGTCAGCATCCGGTAGCTATGCGGTGCTCGTCGCTGCCGTCCTTCCATGCTTCTGGCTTTATGCCGAGGTGGGGAAGACACTTCACGCGGAGTTCCTAGCTTCGGGCGCGCCGGCGGACCACCCCTACTCGGCATGGCTGCGGACGTACGCCGACGAGGACTTCGCCGCGGCCACCCGGCAGGCCATCGCCTTGGCGGACGACGCCGCGCGGAGAGGATCAGAGGACGAGCGTGCAGCCATGATCGTGGCGTTCCGGCAGTCATGCCGTTTCGAAGTGGAATTCTTTGACGCGCCGCGCCACCACGCCTGA
- the rplU gene encoding 50S ribosomal protein L21 → MVYAIVRAGGRQEKVSVGDFVTLNRVTGGAGSTIELPALLLVDGDKITSAAADLAKVTVTAEILQDLRGPKIVIQKFKNKTGYKKRQGHRQELTKVKITGIK, encoded by the coding sequence GTGGTGTACGCGATTGTCCGCGCAGGCGGCCGCCAAGAGAAGGTTTCCGTTGGAGACTTCGTTACCCTGAACCGCGTCACCGGTGGAGCCGGCAGCACCATTGAGCTGCCCGCACTGCTCCTGGTAGACGGTGACAAGATCACGTCCGCCGCTGCGGACCTGGCCAAGGTAACTGTTACGGCTGAGATCCTTCAGGACCTTCGTGGTCCCAAGATCGTCATCCAGAAGTTCAAGAACAAGACCGGTTACAAGAAGCGCCAGGGTCACCGTCAGGAACTGACCAAGGTCAAGATCACTGGCATCAAGTAA
- the rpmA gene encoding 50S ribosomal protein L27 has product MAHKKGASSTRNGRDSNAQYLGVKRFGGQVVSAGEIIVRQRGTHFHPGAGVGRGGDDTLFALTPGAVEFGTRRGRRVVNIVAAAAAE; this is encoded by the coding sequence ATGGCACATAAAAAAGGCGCGAGCTCCACTCGCAACGGTCGTGACTCCAACGCCCAGTACCTTGGCGTCAAGCGCTTCGGCGGCCAGGTAGTCTCCGCAGGCGAGATCATCGTCCGTCAGCGTGGCACCCACTTCCACCCGGGCGCCGGCGTAGGCCGTGGCGGCGACGACACCCTGTTCGCACTGACCCCGGGAGCTGTCGAATTCGGCACCCGCCGCGGTCGTCGAGTCGTCAACATCGTTGCTGCTGCAGCTGCAGAGTAA
- the obgE gene encoding GTPase ObgE, which translates to MASFVDRVVLHVSGGTGGHGCVSVHREKFKPLGGPDGGNGGDGGDVILRVDHQTTTLLDYHHAPHRHATNGGPGMGDWRGGKNGETLILPVPDGTVVKSKDGTVLADLVGEGAEYVAAAGGQGGLGNASLSSQKRRAPGFALLGIEGESSDIVLELKSIADIALVGFPSAGKSSLIAAMSAARPKIADYPFTTLIPNLGVVQAGDVRFTIADVPGLIEGASEGKGLGHNFLRHVERCAALVHVLDCGTLESDRDPLSDLAIIEAELEKYAVDMSYAGTDGEVVPLNHRPRLIALNKVDLPDGKDMAEFVRPELESRGYRVFEISATSHEGLRQLGFAMAEIVQAARDTLAAAPPKVQPPVLRPRAVNEAGFKIRREEKNLEPLFRVLGEKPVRWVKQTDFTNEEAIGYLADRLAKLGVENELFKQGAKPGDTVVIGEDDGVVFDWEPTMMAGAELLASPRGTDVRFADIGDRPTRGQKRDEQQERKDAKAAARAELEAERKAGIWTESVSSRRIAKPLKESGLGAEDDE; encoded by the coding sequence GTGGCCAGCTTTGTAGACCGGGTAGTACTGCACGTATCCGGCGGTACCGGCGGCCACGGCTGTGTCTCCGTCCACCGTGAGAAGTTCAAGCCCCTGGGCGGGCCCGACGGCGGCAACGGCGGCGACGGCGGCGACGTCATCCTGCGCGTTGACCACCAGACCACCACACTGCTGGATTACCACCACGCCCCGCACCGCCATGCCACCAACGGCGGGCCCGGTATGGGCGACTGGCGCGGCGGCAAGAACGGCGAGACCCTCATCCTTCCGGTCCCGGACGGCACAGTGGTCAAATCCAAGGACGGCACTGTCCTGGCGGACCTCGTCGGCGAAGGTGCCGAGTATGTCGCGGCGGCTGGGGGCCAGGGCGGGCTTGGAAACGCTTCACTGTCATCCCAGAAACGCCGTGCCCCGGGTTTTGCGCTTCTGGGCATCGAAGGTGAATCCAGCGATATCGTGCTGGAACTCAAGTCCATCGCCGATATCGCGCTGGTGGGCTTCCCCTCTGCCGGCAAATCCAGCCTCATCGCCGCCATGTCAGCAGCGCGGCCAAAGATTGCCGACTACCCCTTCACCACACTGATTCCCAACCTGGGTGTGGTCCAGGCCGGAGACGTGCGCTTCACGATTGCCGACGTCCCGGGCCTGATTGAAGGTGCCAGCGAAGGCAAGGGCCTTGGCCATAACTTCCTGCGCCATGTTGAGCGCTGCGCCGCGCTGGTGCACGTGCTGGACTGCGGCACCCTTGAATCTGACCGGGATCCGCTCTCGGACCTGGCCATCATCGAGGCGGAACTGGAGAAGTACGCCGTCGACATGAGCTACGCCGGTACCGACGGTGAAGTGGTTCCGCTGAACCACCGCCCCCGGCTGATTGCCCTGAACAAGGTGGACCTTCCGGACGGCAAGGACATGGCCGAATTCGTCCGCCCGGAGCTGGAGTCCCGCGGCTACCGCGTCTTCGAGATTTCCGCCACCAGCCATGAGGGGCTGCGCCAACTCGGCTTTGCCATGGCTGAAATCGTCCAGGCCGCCCGCGATACGCTGGCCGCGGCTCCGCCCAAGGTCCAGCCGCCGGTACTGCGCCCCCGCGCGGTCAACGAGGCCGGATTCAAGATCCGCCGCGAGGAAAAGAACCTCGAACCGCTGTTCCGGGTCCTTGGCGAGAAGCCGGTCCGTTGGGTCAAGCAGACTGACTTCACCAACGAAGAAGCCATCGGCTACCTGGCGGACCGCCTGGCCAAGCTCGGCGTCGAAAACGAACTGTTCAAGCAGGGCGCCAAGCCCGGCGACACCGTGGTGATCGGCGAGGACGACGGCGTGGTCTTCGACTGGGAGCCCACTATGATGGCCGGCGCGGAACTGCTGGCTTCACCGCGCGGCACGGACGTCCGCTTCGCCGACATCGGCGACCGCCCCACCCGTGGCCAGAAGCGCGATGAGCAGCAGGAACGCAAGGACGCCAAGGCCGCCGCGCGCGCCGAACTTGAGGCTGAGCGCAAGGCCGGGATCTGGACCGAATCCGTCAGCAGCCGCCGGATCGCGAAACCGCTCAAGGAGAGTGGACTGGGCGCAGAAGATGACGAGTAG
- the proB gene encoding glutamate 5-kinase, producing MTSSTVAAEPGDRTADRSALSGARRIVVKVGSSSLTSIKGGISEEALTALADALAAKRNAGAEIILVSSGAIAAGLAPLGLAKRPRDLATQQAAASVGQGLLMARYTHAFGAHGVTVSQVLLTADDLMRRSQHTNAFRALDRLLNLGVVPVVNENDTVATHEIRFGDNDRLAALVAHLVRADALVLLSDVDSLYDGPPSHGAKRIPLVKGPHDLDGVTIGKAGKAGVGTGGMMTKVEAATIAAGSGIHALVTSTANAAAALAGEDVGTWFAVNGARKPVRLLWLAHLASVHGRLVLDDGAVKAVRHRRTSLLPAGISAVKGNFEAGDAVEIVSADGTVIARGLVNYSAAELPQMLGRSTKELGKALGRGYDREVVHVDDLVLV from the coding sequence ATGACGAGTAGCACCGTCGCCGCGGAGCCGGGGGACCGGACCGCGGACAGGAGCGCGCTTTCCGGGGCCCGCAGAATTGTCGTCAAGGTCGGATCGTCATCACTGACCAGCATCAAGGGCGGGATTTCCGAGGAAGCCCTTACAGCCTTGGCCGATGCTCTGGCGGCAAAACGGAACGCCGGCGCCGAGATCATCCTGGTGTCTTCCGGCGCAATCGCTGCAGGTCTCGCGCCGCTGGGACTTGCGAAACGCCCCCGTGACCTGGCCACCCAGCAGGCCGCAGCCAGTGTGGGCCAAGGGCTTCTGATGGCCCGCTACACGCACGCTTTCGGTGCCCACGGCGTGACGGTCAGCCAGGTGCTGCTCACCGCAGACGACCTGATGCGCAGGAGCCAGCACACTAATGCGTTCCGCGCCCTGGACCGGCTCCTGAATCTTGGCGTGGTCCCGGTGGTGAACGAAAACGACACGGTGGCCACCCATGAGATCCGTTTCGGAGACAACGACCGCCTGGCCGCCTTGGTGGCGCACCTGGTCCGGGCTGACGCGCTGGTGCTGCTGTCCGACGTCGACTCCCTCTACGACGGCCCGCCGTCGCACGGCGCCAAGCGGATCCCGCTCGTAAAGGGTCCGCACGACCTGGACGGCGTGACCATCGGCAAGGCCGGAAAAGCCGGCGTGGGCACGGGCGGAATGATGACCAAAGTGGAGGCAGCGACCATTGCCGCCGGATCCGGCATTCACGCCCTGGTGACCTCCACCGCCAACGCGGCCGCAGCACTGGCTGGTGAGGATGTGGGCACTTGGTTTGCGGTTAATGGGGCACGCAAGCCCGTCCGGCTGCTCTGGCTGGCGCATCTCGCCTCTGTCCACGGCCGGCTGGTCCTCGACGACGGCGCCGTCAAGGCAGTGCGTCACCGCCGTACCTCGCTGCTCCCCGCCGGCATTTCCGCGGTGAAAGGCAACTTTGAAGCGGGCGACGCCGTCGAAATCGTCAGTGCCGACGGCACCGTCATCGCGCGTGGACTCGTGAACTACTCCGCGGCCGAACTTCCCCAGATGCTCGGCCGGTCAACCAAGGAACTGGGCAAGGCCCTGGGCCGCGGGTATGACCGTGAGGTTGTTCACGTTGACGATCTTGTGCTCGTCTAA